The segment TCAACTCTTATTGCTATTATTGATAAGGAAAATCATACATTCTGTGATAAAATGATAGACTTTCTTAAAAAGATGGATGGAAGTTGGAAAGCATATTTATTACAACCTAATTTTAATGGAGTGGATGTATATACAGAATGAAAATAAGGTATAGTTATTATGAAATAAAAATAACTATACCTTATTTTTATTTGTCTAATTTTTCAAAAGATTTTTTGAATAAGATAAACATAATGAGGCCATCTAGTGTCCATTGAATTCCTGTAATCCACCATACATAAACAACAGAAGTTTTTAGAATATATACAAAGTAAAACATAAGTGGAATTCTAATAAACCAACTTGATATAAAAGAAACAATAAATGGAGTTTTAGTATCACCTATACCTTTTAATGCACCACCGAGTATAAGGGAAATTCCCATAGGAATTTGTTCTAATGAAGCTACCATAAGACAAGATGCACCTAATTTGATAACTTGTGTTTCAGAGGAGCTTATAAATAATTTTATTAATGTATTAGGAATTATAAGAAATAGTATAGAACATAGAGCCATAAATATTGTGCCAATAATTACGCATACAAAGGTGTATTTTTTAGCATCTTTTATATTTTTCTCACCTATTTTATGACCTACTAATGTTGTTGCAGCTACACTAAATCCCCAACCTGGCATAAAGGATACTGATTCTATGGTAGTGGTTATTTGATTTGCTGCAAAGGAGGTTTCACCAAGGCGCATTATTATAAATGTACTAAGGAGTCTACTAATATCAAAGGTTGCTTCTTGTAAAGATGAAGGTATAACTAGTACTAAAAGTTTTTTTAATTTATGAGCTTTTAAATTTATTATATATTTTAATCTTAGTTTTATTTTAGATTTTTTCAGTATATAAATTAGTGCAAAGAAAAATCCTATTATTTGAGCTATGGAAGTAGCTATAGCAGCACCTTTAATACCGAGTTCAGGAAAGTTTAGTTTACCAAAGATTAATATCCAATCTAAAGATATGTTTATTATATTAATAATAAGGGATATTAATAAAGGAGTTTTAGTATTTCCATATCCTCTTAAGATACCGTTTATCATGCTTGTTAACATATAGAAAAAACATCCTAAAGATATAATTTTCATATAATTATTTCCAAGGGAGATAACATCAGTGCAAGCGCCTCCTATGTGGAGAATTTCATTAGTATAGATGAACATAAAAATGGACATAATTAATGCTATAATCAATCCTATAAAAAAGCCTATAGAGGCATATTCTTCAGCTGAATTATATTTTTTAGAACCAAATCGTCTAGCTACAAGAGAGGTTATACCTATAGATATACCTACAGCTATAAATATATTTATAAATGTATAAATTATTTCAACGCTTAATCCAACGGCGCTTACAGCAAGTTGTCCACCATAACGACCAACCATCATGGTGTCAAAAACGCTTATGGTCATATATAAAATCATTTCTACAACAGCAGGCAATGCAAGTTTCAGAATAGTTTTGATTGTATTTTTATCAAACATAATTTTATCCTCGCTTCTTAATATTAGTTTAAATAAGTATTATAATTTATCTAATTATAGCATGGTATATAGTGATTTATATAAAGGTTTTAGAGTGTATTATAAAATAAATATAAATACATAATAACAAACATTATATATAAATGTGCTATTATAAAATTATCATAAGCTAAATGTTGGAGGGGATATTATGCTTCAGTGGAAGGATTTATATAAGGAATGTAAGGCTTGTAGTAAATGTAATCTTGGTGAGGAAAGAATTAATATGGTATTTGGAGAAGGAAATCCTAAAGCTAAATTAATGTTTATAGGTGAAGCACCTGGAGCAGATGAAGATAGGACTGGAAGACCTTTTGTTGGAAGAGCAGGACAGTTATTAACGAAAGGGTTACTAGAATTGAACTTACATAGAGATAAGGACTATTACATAACAAATATTTGCAAGTGTAGACCTGAAAATAATAGAAACCCTATGGAACACGAAGCGTATGCTTGCATACCTTATTTAAGAAATCAAGTGGGATTAATTAAGCCTAAAATAATAGTTTGTCTTGGAGCTATTGCAGGTAAATATATAATAAATTTAGACCTAAAAATTACTAGAGATAGGGGGAAGTGGGTAGAGAAAAAAGGTATTTATATAATGCCAATATTTCATCC is part of the Clostridium botulinum genome and harbors:
- a CDS encoding MATE family efflux transporter → MLRSEDKIMFDKNTIKTILKLALPAVVEMILYMTISVFDTMMVGRYGGQLAVSAVGLSVEIIYTFINIFIAVGISIGITSLVARRFGSKKYNSAEEYASIGFFIGLIIALIMSIFMFIYTNEILHIGGACTDVISLGNNYMKIISLGCFFYMLTSMINGILRGYGNTKTPLLISLIINIINISLDWILIFGKLNFPELGIKGAAIATSIAQIIGFFFALIYILKKSKIKLRLKYIINLKAHKLKKLLVLVIPSSLQEATFDISRLLSTFIIMRLGETSFAANQITTTIESVSFMPGWGFSVAATTLVGHKIGEKNIKDAKKYTFVCVIIGTIFMALCSILFLIIPNTLIKLFISSSETQVIKLGASCLMVASLEQIPMGISLILGGALKGIGDTKTPFIVSFISSWFIRIPLMFYFVYILKTSVVYVWWITGIQWTLDGLIMFILFKKSFEKLDK
- a CDS encoding uracil-DNA glycosylase yields the protein MLQWKDLYKECKACSKCNLGEERINMVFGEGNPKAKLMFIGEAPGADEDRTGRPFVGRAGQLLTKGLLELNLHRDKDYYITNICKCRPENNRNPMEHEAYACIPYLRNQVGLIKPKIIVCLGAIAGKYIINLDLKITRDRGKWVEKKGIYIMPIFHPAAILRDDHKKSLFWRDLKEIKKMFDEIK